From Methanoculleus oceani, a single genomic window includes:
- a CDS encoding CotH kinase family protein, producing MAMDSAARAVAGMLIVLYLIAFVIPTAAGQENVSSPDSGVQDLYLFMEEEDLVDLYTRGDASEERLNGSARLSPDGEDIELEGVRFRGTSSRELPKKSFDIRFIEPQEFLFGSNDMNLKATYTDPTMMRERLSMDLFHVLGQPAPRTKYFDLYINGIYEGLYVHVERVDGDLLESNGLDPAGTLVADDFRGNFHLPEVNRASVFGYPIDEQDDPEAFLEATMDSRGEPDWGAFRDLVGWVYRTPAGPEFEEGFLERFDEENFIDWLAIHYLIGDVDSFGDDYWLYLDADNPDAEWMVIPWDKDLTFGSHTRRGATVNDYFGYESPIASGWDNDLVEKFLETPGLRERLDLRMAFLMNEVFTEEYYAGQLDAHEEAIGDRLNITPGEDAFALHPQNHHGDLGYTAYHTEAVLDFVRLRYRFIERAIAPGSGEPYTASAAIPAEPEGSTVYFTDPGGWVIATLEVAEVTEPGTIAATVNRTGINPGIDRRWRFDAGDAEVRGELTLYYRNDVESCCFPAENWFVVDAAVRDGDYSQWDLRIAREDGSGNRTTLETYVNPYSNKASADVSLQGTTGFMLVLPDQAVPVTG from the coding sequence ATGGCAATGGATTCAGCAGCCCGGGCTGTGGCCGGCATGCTCATCGTGCTGTATCTAATAGCCTTCGTCATACCCACGGCAGCGGGACAGGAAAACGTGAGCAGTCCGGATTCCGGCGTGCAGGACCTGTATCTCTTCATGGAGGAGGAGGATCTCGTCGACCTGTACACCCGCGGAGACGCATCCGAAGAACGGCTGAACGGCTCAGCACGGCTCTCGCCCGACGGCGAGGATATCGAACTGGAGGGGGTGCGCTTCCGGGGCACCTCTTCACGGGAGCTGCCGAAAAAATCATTCGACATCCGGTTCATCGAACCTCAGGAGTTCCTGTTCGGCAGCAACGACATGAACCTGAAAGCCACTTACACCGATCCCACGATGATGCGGGAGAGGCTGTCGATGGACCTCTTCCACGTTCTCGGGCAGCCGGCACCGAGAACGAAGTACTTCGACCTGTACATCAACGGCATCTACGAAGGCCTCTACGTCCACGTGGAGCGGGTCGACGGCGATCTGCTCGAAAGCAACGGCCTGGACCCTGCCGGGACCCTGGTTGCCGACGATTTCCGGGGCAACTTCCACCTGCCGGAGGTCAACCGCGCCTCGGTCTTCGGATATCCCATTGACGAGCAGGACGATCCGGAAGCCTTCCTCGAAGCGACCATGGACAGCCGGGGCGAACCGGACTGGGGAGCGTTCCGGGACCTTGTCGGCTGGGTCTACCGGACTCCTGCCGGCCCGGAGTTCGAAGAAGGCTTTCTCGAACGGTTCGATGAGGAGAACTTCATCGACTGGCTGGCGATTCACTACCTCATCGGCGATGTCGACTCCTTCGGCGATGACTACTGGCTCTACCTGGACGCGGACAATCCGGATGCGGAGTGGATGGTCATACCCTGGGACAAGGACCTGACGTTCGGCTCGCACACCCGGAGAGGCGCTACGGTCAACGACTACTTCGGGTACGAGTCACCGATAGCGAGCGGTTGGGACAATGACCTGGTGGAGAAGTTCCTCGAGACTCCAGGGCTCCGTGAGCGGCTCGATCTCCGCATGGCATTCCTGATGAACGAGGTCTTCACCGAAGAGTATTATGCCGGGCAGCTTGATGCGCACGAGGAGGCGATCGGGGACAGACTGAACATCACGCCGGGGGAGGACGCGTTCGCACTGCACCCGCAGAACCATCACGGCGACCTCGGCTACACGGCATACCACACCGAAGCGGTGCTGGACTTCGTACGGCTCCGGTACCGGTTCATCGAGAGAGCGATTGCGCCCGGCTCGGGGGAGCCCTATACTGCCTCAGCAGCGATACCGGCAGAGCCGGAGGGGAGCACCGTCTACTTCACCGACCCCGGCGGGTGGGTGATTGCAACCCTCGAGGTCGCGGAGGTGACGGAGCCGGGCACGATCGCCGCGACGGTGAACCGGACCGGGATCAATCCCGGTATCGATCGGCGCTGGCGATTCGATGCGGGCGACGCCGAGGTCCGCGGCGAACTGACCCTCTACTATAGGAACGACGTCGAGTCATGCTGTTTCCCGGCGGAGAACTGGTTCGTCGTCGACGCGGCGGTCAGGGACGGCGACTACTCTCAGTGGGATCTCCGGATCGCCCGGGAGGACGGGTCCGGGAACCGGACGACGCTTGAGACCTACGTCAACCCGTACTCGAACAAAGCATCCGCAGACGTCTCCCTGCAGGGAACGACCGGGTTCATGCTGGTGCTGCCGGATCAGGCGGTGCCCGTCACAGGATGA
- a CDS encoding WD40 repeat domain-containing protein, with protein sequence MKRTALIIALIVALAPAAAGAETSYHGVSAGGIVNDVAITADGRYMVAGAGSGSIVCLQQDGTVPWNVSAGSAVTAVAVADAGDYIAAGTERGDVLLLDGNGGRYWTKSVTGPVRDLAFAGDGRSIAVAGDRIVLFTNLGKEEWNRAMQPGARSGDTRPYVTSVAFTNDGKFIVTGSSNGAILFMNRQGNLIWEGLARSAVTAVDVSRDGSIIAAGSRDRALQIYGRAGSLPWAMPTGAPILALTLSGDGRFVVVGKEGGDVDCYRPNDAILWKDRTGSDVLGVDVSRRGEAVAAGTANGTVRLWSNTGDVRWSFDAGGPVRGVALSDGGDYLAAGAGERAFIFRTADEPVTAEETENATTEPTRAGGAGALIGLLAVAAAGAAGRLRRR encoded by the coding sequence ATGAAAAGAACAGCACTGATCATCGCCCTGATCGTCGCCCTGGCTCCGGCGGCTGCCGGGGCGGAGACCTCCTATCATGGCGTATCGGCGGGGGGTATCGTCAACGACGTTGCGATCACCGCTGACGGGAGGTATATGGTCGCGGGGGCGGGAAGCGGGAGCATCGTCTGCCTGCAGCAGGACGGCACCGTCCCCTGGAACGTGAGCGCCGGAAGCGCCGTAACCGCGGTTGCCGTCGCGGACGCCGGGGACTACATCGCCGCCGGGACCGAGAGGGGCGACGTGCTCCTCCTCGACGGCAACGGCGGCCGTTACTGGACGAAGAGCGTCACGGGACCCGTCCGCGACCTTGCCTTCGCGGGTGACGGCCGGTCGATCGCGGTGGCGGGCGATCGTATCGTCCTCTTCACCAACCTAGGGAAGGAGGAGTGGAACCGCGCCATGCAGCCGGGCGCCCGCTCCGGCGACACCCGGCCGTACGTTACGTCCGTCGCTTTCACCAACGACGGCAAATTCATCGTCACCGGGAGCAGCAACGGTGCCATTCTCTTCATGAACAGGCAGGGGAACCTGATCTGGGAGGGGCTTGCCCGTAGTGCCGTCACCGCGGTCGACGTCTCCCGTGACGGGTCGATCATCGCTGCCGGGAGCCGGGACCGCGCCCTTCAGATTTACGGCCGGGCGGGAAGCCTCCCCTGGGCGATGCCCACCGGAGCGCCGATCCTCGCGCTTACCCTCTCCGGGGACGGACGGTTCGTGGTCGTCGGCAAGGAGGGCGGCGACGTAGACTGCTACCGGCCGAACGACGCGATTCTCTGGAAGGACCGGACCGGAAGCGACGTCCTCGGCGTGGACGTATCCCGGCGGGGCGAGGCCGTCGCGGCCGGAACCGCCAATGGGACCGTGCGCCTCTGGAGCAACACCGGTGACGTGCGCTGGTCGTTTGACGCCGGGGGCCCCGTCAGGGGGGTCGCCCTCTCGGACGGCGGCGATTACCTTGCCGCGGGTGCCGGTGAGCGGGCATTCATCTTCCGGACGGCCGACGAGCCGGTGACGGCGGAAGAGACCGAGAACGCCACGACGGAGCCGACCCGGGCCGGAGGGGCGGGTGCGCTCATCGGGCTCCTCGCCGTTGCTGCCGCCGGTGCTGCAGGCCGTCTCCGGCGGAGGTGA
- a CDS encoding C-GCAxxG-C-C family protein, protein MENRSEEAVSRFMQGYNCAQAVSSVFAGDAGVSEEVILRAATGFGAGAGRTGGMCGAVSGAVLAIGLLFGSTDPGEKEAKDRTYGLTQEFIARFVRKNGTVSCTGLLGCDISTNEGLARAREQNLTRTLCPRYVKDAVEILEEVLASVTSGRPTMR, encoded by the coding sequence ATGGAGAATCGGTCGGAAGAGGCGGTCTCCCGCTTCATGCAGGGTTACAACTGTGCACAGGCGGTTAGTTCGGTCTTCGCCGGCGATGCCGGGGTGTCCGAAGAGGTCATCCTCCGGGCGGCCACCGGGTTCGGTGCCGGGGCAGGGCGTACCGGGGGCATGTGCGGAGCGGTTTCGGGCGCGGTTCTCGCCATCGGGCTCTTATTCGGGAGCACTGATCCCGGCGAGAAAGAGGCAAAGGACCGGACGTATGGCCTCACGCAGGAATTCATCGCCCGGTTTGTCCGGAAGAACGGCACCGTCTCCTGCACCGGGCTCCTCGGGTGCGACATCTCGACCAACGAAGGGCTCGCCCGGGCCCGCGAGCAGAACCTCACCCGGACCCTCTGCCCCCGCTACGTCAAAGACGCGGTCGAGATCCTCGAAGAGGTTCTCGCATCCGTCACTTCCGGGCGACCCACCATGCGGTGA
- a CDS encoding acyltransferase family protein: MKTEHPGAVTEGGNISGGRFSNNFDFLRFAAAAVIVVTHAYALRIGYAGMGMYDPVILIGQAALAALLVTSGYLIAASWESTASPLRFAWKRFLRVVPALVIAIFVTLFVIGPLMTSLPRGEYFGTLFSPAGLATVPFFEDGSAIGLFQDNPWTYVNGSLWTIPVEVMMYGVVAALGIAGLLHRWGAISALAAVNILVWIYWFDDPRMSKVRFTLYFLVGAYLYLHRERIAYRPVIAGALLLLLGLSVLTPYVTVAGVICIPYLVIYAAHLPVPFLNTFGRPGDFSYGIYIYHYPVQQVLIQVTGNALLFPALCGLSFLATFALAFFSWHAVEKRALAAKSLGTADLRRVLGLPSLPAPLTAWWVARK; the protein is encoded by the coding sequence ATGAAAACAGAGCACCCGGGGGCGGTCACTGAAGGGGGGAACATTTCGGGGGGTCGGTTCTCGAACAACTTCGACTTCCTGCGGTTCGCCGCGGCGGCGGTGATCGTCGTCACGCACGCCTACGCGCTCAGGATCGGCTACGCAGGGATGGGGATGTACGACCCGGTCATACTCATCGGACAGGCAGCGCTTGCCGCCCTCCTGGTCACCAGCGGCTACCTGATCGCGGCGAGCTGGGAGTCGACCGCATCCCCGCTCCGGTTTGCCTGGAAACGGTTCCTCCGGGTGGTTCCGGCTCTCGTCATCGCGATCTTCGTCACGCTCTTCGTCATCGGCCCACTGATGACGTCCCTTCCCCGGGGAGAGTACTTCGGCACCCTCTTCTCCCCGGCAGGTCTCGCGACCGTCCCGTTCTTTGAAGACGGATCGGCGATAGGCCTCTTCCAGGATAACCCGTGGACGTACGTCAACGGCTCGCTCTGGACGATACCCGTCGAGGTCATGATGTACGGGGTCGTCGCGGCTCTCGGTATCGCCGGGCTCCTGCACCGGTGGGGCGCCATCTCCGCCCTCGCCGCCGTAAACATCCTGGTCTGGATATACTGGTTCGACGACCCCCGGATGTCGAAGGTCCGGTTCACCCTCTACTTCCTCGTCGGGGCCTACCTCTACCTTCACCGGGAGCGGATCGCCTACCGGCCGGTTATCGCCGGGGCGCTGCTCCTGCTCCTCGGGCTCTCGGTCCTGACACCCTACGTGACCGTCGCCGGGGTGATCTGCATCCCCTACCTCGTCATCTACGCCGCGCACCTCCCGGTCCCGTTCCTGAACACCTTCGGGAGACCGGGAGACTTCTCCTACGGCATCTACATCTACCACTACCCGGTCCAGCAGGTGCTGATCCAGGTCACGGGGAACGCGCTCCTCTTCCCGGCGCTCTGCGGGCTCTCGTTCCTGGCGACGTTTGCTCTCGCGTTCTTCTCCTGGCACGCCGTCGAGAAGCGGGCTCTTGCAGCAAAGAGCCTCGGCACCGCCGACCTGCGGCGGGTGCTCGGGCTGCCGTCCCTGCCCGCACCCCTCACCGCATGGTGGGTCGCCCGGAAGTGA
- a CDS encoding YhfC family intramembrane metalloprotease gives MDPLVVATFAVVALLEIIVPLVLGYWIVRKFGVPWRIFGLGALFFIVVQVVHVPLVLVTQTPLYFAILPFGTTAAVAVIAVYLGLLAGLFEEIGRYLVYRYYFLRRDIALTRENGLQFGAGWGGVESIFVALLVLTSMVSYIVITSDGSMFPLPDDPAVQGQIEAVRALAPLDILPGLAERMMVIPLHIAWSLMVLAAVVYGRKTLLALAILWHAAVDAAAVYLVQMYGLFVTEAAVFVFSVIGVAYIFWEWRRMGTRAV, from the coding sequence ATGGATCCGCTGGTTGTCGCCACGTTCGCCGTCGTCGCCCTGCTCGAGATCATCGTTCCGCTCGTGCTCGGTTACTGGATCGTCAGAAAATTCGGCGTCCCCTGGCGAATCTTCGGGCTCGGCGCCCTCTTCTTCATCGTCGTGCAGGTCGTCCACGTGCCGCTCGTCCTGGTGACGCAGACCCCACTCTACTTTGCTATCCTGCCGTTCGGGACAACGGCGGCCGTCGCGGTCATCGCCGTCTACCTCGGCCTCCTTGCCGGCCTCTTTGAGGAGATTGGCCGCTATCTCGTCTACCGCTACTACTTCCTGCGCCGGGATATCGCCCTCACCCGTGAGAATGGCCTTCAGTTCGGGGCCGGCTGGGGCGGCGTCGAGAGCATCTTCGTCGCGCTCCTGGTGCTCACGAGCATGGTCTCCTATATCGTCATCACGAGCGACGGGTCGATGTTCCCCCTGCCCGACGACCCCGCCGTCCAGGGACAGATCGAAGCCGTTCGGGCCCTCGCCCCACTCGACATCCTGCCCGGGCTTGCCGAGCGGATGATGGTCATCCCCCTGCACATCGCCTGGTCGCTTATGGTGCTTGCCGCCGTCGTCTACGGCAGAAAGACACTCCTTGCGCTCGCCATCCTCTGGCACGCCGCCGTGGACGCTGCTGCCGTCTACCTCGTCCAGATGTACGGCCTTTTCGTGACCGAGGCAGCGGTATTCGTCTTCTCGGTCATCGGCGTCGCGTATATCTTCTGGGAGTGGCGGCGGATGGGGACGCGGGCAGTTTAA
- a CDS encoding DUF3368 domain-containing protein, whose protein sequence is MKTTKILDNTVISAAINEIKAVDLLSICNENYAMVTSMEVFHEACGGNRHRVTKECQIEIRDKAKDQKFTQIISYLCDRYPYLHEGELSAFTLALLDYACSGESYFFVTDDRTMRRRIDEIIASPQITNVCQMQIQSFNHTGTIGLIRRLYQKRCLSNEEIDEIIANLRESTFYITEELLKELKRC, encoded by the coding sequence TTGAAGACAACAAAGATACTGGACAATACCGTAATATCTGCAGCCATTAATGAGATAAAGGCAGTTGATTTGCTATCTATCTGCAACGAAAACTATGCAATGGTCACCAGCATGGAAGTGTTCCACGAAGCATGTGGAGGCAACCGACATCGGGTAACAAAAGAGTGCCAAATAGAGATACGAGATAAAGCAAAGGATCAGAAATTCACACAGATTATCTCATATTTGTGTGACAGATATCCATACCTACACGAGGGAGAATTATCTGCCTTCACCCTTGCACTTCTTGATTACGCTTGTTCTGGGGAGAGTTATTTTTTCGTCACCGATGATAGGACAATGCGAAGGCGAATTGACGAGATTATAGCGTCCCCGCAGATTACCAATGTATGTCAGATGCAGATCCAGAGTTTCAACCATACAGGTACAATAGGCCTCATTAGACGATTGTATCAGAAACGATGTCTTTCAAATGAGGAAATCGATGAGATAATTGCCAATTTGCGGGAAAGCACCTTTTATATAACAGAAGAACTCTTAAAAGAGTTAAAGAGATGTTAA
- a CDS encoding UPF0175 family protein — protein MDLNDEEKLILYSLGALDNTPLRSKVKIQKLLFLVSNVFKGFQGLLKFEPHLLGPYSETVNDVLESLVKLELVEQRGSKYQLSQNGLRIFNALDPKPDLVRVIEDFKAFLHDLSDEEVLTFIYVSYPDYISESIKWDELKPQRLELAIGLLKKNKVSFSKAAEIAGQDPIEFGETLCSQGIRWRS, from the coding sequence ATGGATCTCAACGATGAGGAGAAGCTTATACTATACTCGTTGGGCGCTCTCGACAACACCCCATTACGAAGCAAAGTCAAGATCCAGAAGTTGCTGTTTCTCGTCTCCAACGTGTTCAAAGGCTTTCAGGGGTTGTTAAAATTTGAACCCCACCTACTGGGACCATATAGTGAGACGGTAAATGATGTTCTAGAGTCTCTGGTAAAATTGGAGTTAGTGGAGCAGAGAGGGTCTAAATATCAACTATCTCAGAACGGGTTACGCATATTCAATGCACTCGATCCTAAACCGGACTTAGTTCGTGTGATTGAAGATTTTAAAGCGTTTTTGCACGACCTATCGGACGAAGAAGTGCTTACCTTCATATATGTATCTTACCCTGACTACATAAGTGAATCAATCAAATGGGATGAATTAAAACCGCAGAGGCTAGAACTCGCAATAGGCCTCTTAAAAAAGAATAAAGTGAGTTTCTCCAAAGCTGCAGAGATTGCAGGTCAGGATCCTATCGAATTTGGTGAAACCTTGTGCAGTCAAGGGATTCGGTGGCGCTCTTGA
- the thiL gene encoding thiamine-phosphate kinase encodes MDERSLHRLIGTIIAPERLEDDCAVIPCGDRLMVASTDMLHETTDFPAGMTDWQAGWMATAVTLSDIASMGAAPGQVLLAVGLDKPERLRGIMEGARDCCTAFGAELVGGDLDAHRELTIVSTGLGTVAPERLVRRRGARPGDVIAVTGPLGEAQAALNGYDRHRKELLEPQPRVKEGLGLGRAGVSAMMDISDGLALSLHDLLAVNDCGFSIDTGRLPLPAGVPEDEGRELALYGGGDFELLFCAPPGILPVPGVEAHVIGRVIVERTILADGKPLDRRGYLHEW; translated from the coding sequence GTGGATGAACGGAGCCTGCACCGGCTGATCGGGACGATCATCGCCCCGGAACGGCTCGAGGACGACTGCGCCGTCATCCCCTGCGGCGACCGCCTCATGGTCGCGAGCACCGATATGCTCCATGAGACGACCGATTTCCCCGCCGGGATGACCGACTGGCAGGCGGGCTGGATGGCGACGGCGGTCACGCTCTCGGACATCGCGAGCATGGGCGCGGCGCCGGGGCAGGTGCTCCTCGCGGTCGGCCTTGATAAGCCGGAACGGCTTCGCGGGATCATGGAGGGCGCCCGGGACTGCTGCACGGCGTTCGGTGCCGAACTCGTGGGAGGAGACCTCGACGCCCACCGGGAACTGACGATCGTGAGCACGGGGCTCGGGACGGTCGCCCCGGAGCGCCTCGTCCGGAGACGGGGAGCACGGCCGGGCGACGTCATTGCGGTCACCGGGCCGCTCGGGGAGGCGCAGGCCGCCCTGAACGGCTACGACCGGCACAGGAAAGAACTCCTGGAGCCCCAGCCCCGCGTGAAAGAGGGGCTGGGGCTCGGCCGTGCCGGGGTCTCGGCGATGATGGACATCTCCGACGGTCTTGCACTCTCCCTCCATGACCTTCTCGCGGTGAACGACTGCGGCTTCTCCATCGACACCGGCCGCCTCCCGCTCCCTGCCGGCGTGCCGGAGGACGAGGGGCGTGAGCTTGCGCTCTACGGCGGGGGGGACTTCGAACTCCTCTTCTGCGCCCCCCCGGGCATCCTCCCGGTCCCGGGGGTCGAGGCGCACGTCATCGGCAGGGTCATAGTAGAGCGGACGATCCTCGCGGACGGAAAACCGCTCGATCGCCGGGGCTACCTGCACGAGTGGTGA
- a CDS encoding DUF460 domain-containing protein, with translation MKVFGIDIIKGSVRSRTRRPVYALCRVEDGEVQGVEEVTGFRLQRLLAAEQPDILAVDSLQEIATDQRELHAFLQALPPATKLVQVTGGEKKESLGKVAARYNISFNRFDPYAEARTTARVASLGAGVEVIAFENTTDVVVSRHRSPGRGGWSQNRYVRKIHGGVMQKAREIEARLRGAGLDYEKKETKAFGGYSRVAFRVVAPRDMVPVHSSRGADVQVRVMGRQLDRIRFEPLSSRPRYLIVGLDPGTTTGIAAVDLDGNLVLLSSSRQMTMSDIVEELYRAGKPLIVASDVQQMPYSVEKIRRAFNAIPYTPKQSLSVEAKYDLTAPFSYTNDHERDALSAALDAYRSLQNKFRNIAKRVGPGFDLDEVRARVLRGQPLDTVLADLQGVPAAKKEAEPEAPAPERPVEDERVMALDGMVKRLRNYVQELQEDLRERDREMERLRQGLRRARSATERKVRRDAELATKDATIESLREQLRGERRRSRRLKKRLERIETVAKIEVSEDYTPLKVLDSLTREGVRNLQEGVGIAEGDVLYVPRAHGWGRGVVKDLAGTGVRALVVGGGPEEPPDPNLVRVAREAALPLLSAEVVRPDIRGRTGAARTAAVEEAIGEWEEEQKEFRREQEAERVEYLFKEYRSEREKEVRRGG, from the coding sequence GTGAAGGTCTTCGGGATCGACATCATCAAAGGTTCGGTTCGTTCCCGTACGCGGCGGCCCGTCTACGCCCTCTGCCGGGTGGAAGACGGCGAGGTCCAGGGTGTCGAGGAGGTCACCGGGTTCCGGCTCCAGCGCCTCCTCGCCGCCGAGCAGCCCGACATCCTCGCGGTGGACAGCCTCCAGGAGATCGCTACCGACCAGCGCGAACTCCATGCATTCCTGCAGGCGCTCCCGCCCGCAACAAAACTCGTCCAGGTAACCGGCGGCGAGAAGAAAGAGAGTCTCGGGAAAGTCGCCGCCCGCTACAACATCAGTTTCAACAGGTTCGACCCCTACGCCGAGGCCCGGACCACCGCCCGGGTCGCCTCCCTCGGGGCGGGAGTCGAGGTGATAGCGTTCGAGAACACCACCGACGTCGTGGTGAGCAGGCACCGCTCGCCGGGACGGGGCGGGTGGAGCCAGAACCGTTATGTGAGGAAGATCCACGGGGGGGTGATGCAGAAGGCCCGGGAGATCGAGGCCCGGCTCCGGGGCGCCGGCCTCGACTACGAGAAGAAGGAGACGAAAGCCTTCGGCGGGTATTCAAGGGTCGCCTTCCGGGTCGTCGCCCCCCGGGACATGGTCCCGGTCCACTCTTCCCGGGGCGCCGACGTCCAGGTCCGGGTGATGGGGAGGCAACTCGACCGGATACGGTTCGAACCGCTCTCCAGCCGCCCCCGTTACCTGATCGTCGGGCTCGACCCCGGGACGACCACCGGCATCGCCGCCGTGGACCTCGACGGCAACCTCGTCCTCCTCTCGAGTTCGCGGCAGATGACGATGTCCGATATCGTCGAGGAACTCTACCGTGCCGGAAAACCGCTCATCGTCGCCTCCGACGTCCAGCAGATGCCCTACTCGGTCGAGAAGATCCGCCGGGCGTTCAACGCCATCCCCTACACCCCGAAGCAGTCGCTCTCGGTGGAGGCGAAGTACGACCTGACCGCCCCGTTCTCCTACACGAACGACCACGAGCGCGACGCTCTCTCGGCGGCGCTGGACGCCTACCGGAGCCTCCAGAACAAGTTTCGGAACATCGCCAAAAGAGTGGGGCCGGGGTTCGACCTCGACGAGGTGCGGGCACGGGTGCTCCGCGGCCAGCCGCTCGATACGGTCCTCGCGGACCTGCAGGGAGTTCCGGCGGCGAAGAAGGAGGCCGAACCTGAGGCGCCCGCCCCGGAGCGCCCGGTCGAGGACGAGCGGGTGATGGCGCTCGACGGGATGGTCAAAAGGCTCCGCAATTACGTGCAGGAACTGCAGGAGGATCTCCGGGAGCGCGACCGGGAGATGGAGCGGCTGCGGCAGGGCCTGCGCCGGGCACGCTCCGCGACCGAGCGGAAGGTCCGCCGGGATGCTGAACTGGCGACGAAGGACGCGACCATCGAGAGTCTGCGCGAGCAACTCCGCGGCGAACGGCGGCGGTCGCGGCGGCTGAAGAAACGCCTGGAGCGGATAGAGACCGTCGCGAAGATCGAGGTCTCCGAGGACTACACCCCGCTCAAGGTGCTCGACTCCCTCACCCGGGAGGGGGTGCGGAACCTCCAGGAGGGGGTCGGCATCGCCGAAGGAGACGTCCTCTACGTCCCCCGGGCCCACGGCTGGGGACGGGGCGTGGTGAAGGACCTCGCGGGGACGGGGGTCCGGGCACTGGTCGTCGGCGGAGGGCCAGAGGAACCCCCCGACCCGAACCTGGTCCGGGTCGCCCGGGAAGCCGCCCTCCCACTCCTTTCCGCAGAGGTCGTCAGGCCGGATATCCGGGGCAGGACCGGAGCGGCAAGGACAGCAGCCGTCGAGGAGGCTATCGGAGAATGGGAGGAGGAGCAGAAGGAGTTCCGGCGCGAGCAGGAGGCCGAGCGGGTCGAATACCTCTTCAAGGAGTACCGGAGCGAGCGGGAGAAGGAGGTGCGCCGCGGTGGATGA
- a CDS encoding serine/threonine-protein kinase RIO2, with translation MPVPAEYVRSLHAYELRILLALERLMRRYRWVPLEVLKSATRFSESELSYRLGRLMAMDMVRYEKVPYEGYALVFNGYDSLALHTLTRRGTIQALGTLIGVGKESEVYEAMGLGVVVLKFHRVGQRSFQSARVKRGYMPEAGHCPWIFASSNSAKMEYDALKTLHPAVSVPLPIDQNRHVVAMSFVPGVNLSRATVAEPEIILDEILDNVREAYRLGIVHGDLSEFNVMVDEGQCWLIDWPQWVETAHPNAGEILARDIENILQYFKRKYGLEYAFDEALARVVE, from the coding sequence ATGCCTGTTCCTGCAGAATACGTGCGATCCCTGCATGCTTACGAACTCCGGATCCTGCTCGCCCTCGAACGCCTCATGCGCCGGTACCGGTGGGTGCCGCTCGAGGTGCTCAAGTCGGCCACCAGGTTCTCGGAGTCCGAGCTCTCCTACCGGCTGGGCAGACTGATGGCCATGGACATGGTCAGGTACGAGAAGGTCCCCTACGAGGGTTACGCCCTCGTCTTCAACGGTTACGACAGCCTGGCCCTTCACACCCTCACCCGCCGGGGCACCATCCAGGCGCTCGGGACCCTGATCGGTGTCGGGAAAGAGTCGGAGGTCTACGAGGCGATGGGGCTCGGCGTCGTGGTGCTGAAGTTCCACCGGGTCGGGCAGCGGTCGTTCCAGTCGGCCCGTGTGAAGCGGGGCTACATGCCGGAGGCCGGGCACTGCCCCTGGATATTCGCCTCGAGCAATTCGGCGAAGATGGAGTACGACGCTCTAAAGACCCTCCACCCCGCCGTCTCGGTGCCGCTCCCCATCGACCAGAACCGGCATGTCGTGGCGATGTCGTTTGTGCCGGGTGTCAACCTCTCGCGGGCAACCGTTGCGGAGCCGGAGATTATCCTCGACGAGATCCTCGATAACGTCCGGGAGGCCTACCGCCTCGGCATCGTCCACGGGGACCTGAGCGAGTTCAACGTCATGGTCGACGAGGGGCAGTGCTGGCTGATCGACTGGCCCCAGTGGGTGGAGACCGCCCACCCGAACGCCGGCGAGATCCTCGCCCGCGATATCGAGAACATCCTCCAGTACTTCAAACGGAAATACGGCCTCGAATACGCCTTCGACGAAGCACTGGCAAGGGTGGTGGAGTGA